From the Myxococcales bacterium genome, one window contains:
- a CDS encoding S9 family peptidase, which produces MSIFRFAPLALVLAAAPAVAGPGKGLTIDDMLAMHRVGEPAVSPDGRWVALSVRDTDMAANKGRVDLWLAAVDGSSVRRLTSDPANDTSPTWSPDGAYVYFTSSRGGSSQVWRIAVTGGEAEQVTKVPLDVGGFQLFPDGKRLLLSIEVWPDTRTLAASVAKDAAQAKITTSAQVYDSLLFRHWDTWEDGRFAHLFVWSPEAPDDARDLTPGMTTDVPTHPFGGMEDAAIAPDGKTVAYVARVGGAKIAWTTNTDVFLVPSSGVGKAVAITGANLAYDYAPAFSPDGKSLAVLAMARPGFEADRQRITIYDLATKKPRTVTEAWDRSPGSLTWSADGATLYTTADDLGNHALFAVDAGSGKVTTLVAKGTNASPQVARDEIVFVRDTLTAPAELYAVPAAGGAPRAITHFNDARVAKIAWGAYEQFTFTGAKNETVYAYLVKPAGFDPKRTPKVPVAVLIHGGPQGSFGDHFHYRWNPEVFAGHGYAALMIDFHGSTGYGQAFTDAIRGDWGGAPYDDIMAGVDAALKKYSFLDGTRMGAAGASYGGFMINWINGKTDRFKALVCHDGNLDERLAYFDTEELWFPEWEHGGTPYANPAGYAKHNPIDLVANWKTPTLVIHGAKDYRVVDTQGLSTFTALQRLGIPSRLIYFPDENHWVLKPANSKKWHDEVLAWIDLYTAKRGK; this is translated from the coding sequence ATGTCGATCTTCCGCTTCGCGCCGCTGGCGCTCGTGCTCGCCGCGGCCCCGGCCGTCGCCGGCCCCGGCAAGGGCCTCACCATCGACGACATGCTGGCCATGCACCGGGTCGGCGAGCCCGCGGTGTCGCCCGACGGCCGCTGGGTCGCGCTGTCGGTGCGCGACACGGACATGGCCGCCAACAAGGGCCGCGTCGATCTGTGGCTGGCCGCCGTCGACGGCTCGAGCGTGCGCCGGCTGACCAGCGATCCGGCCAACGACACCAGCCCGACCTGGTCGCCCGACGGCGCGTACGTGTACTTCACGTCGTCGCGCGGCGGCTCGTCGCAGGTGTGGCGGATCGCCGTCACCGGCGGCGAGGCCGAGCAGGTGACCAAGGTGCCGCTCGACGTCGGCGGCTTCCAGCTGTTCCCCGACGGCAAGCGCCTGCTCCTGTCGATCGAGGTGTGGCCCGACACCCGCACGCTCGCGGCGTCGGTCGCGAAGGACGCGGCCCAGGCCAAGATCACGACCAGCGCGCAGGTCTACGACAGCCTGCTGTTCCGGCACTGGGACACCTGGGAGGACGGCCGGTTCGCGCACCTGTTCGTGTGGTCGCCCGAGGCGCCCGATGACGCGCGCGACCTGACGCCGGGGATGACCACCGACGTGCCGACCCACCCGTTCGGCGGCATGGAGGACGCCGCGATCGCGCCCGACGGCAAGACCGTCGCGTACGTGGCGCGGGTCGGCGGCGCCAAGATCGCGTGGACCACCAACACCGACGTGTTCCTGGTCCCGTCGTCGGGCGTCGGCAAGGCCGTCGCGATCACCGGCGCCAACCTCGCCTACGACTACGCGCCCGCGTTCTCGCCCGACGGCAAGTCGCTGGCGGTGCTGGCGATGGCGCGGCCCGGCTTCGAGGCCGACCGCCAGCGGATCACGATCTACGATCTCGCCACCAAGAAGCCGCGGACCGTGACCGAGGCCTGGGACCGGTCGCCGGGGTCGCTGACCTGGAGCGCCGACGGCGCGACGCTGTACACGACCGCCGACGACCTCGGCAACCACGCGCTGTTCGCGGTCGACGCCGGCTCGGGCAAGGTCACGACGCTGGTCGCCAAGGGCACCAACGCCAGCCCGCAGGTGGCGCGTGATGAGATCGTGTTCGTGCGCGACACGCTGACCGCGCCGGCCGAGCTGTACGCGGTGCCGGCCGCCGGCGGCGCGCCGCGCGCGATCACGCACTTCAACGACGCGCGCGTCGCCAAGATCGCGTGGGGCGCGTACGAGCAGTTCACGTTCACCGGCGCCAAGAACGAGACCGTCTACGCCTACCTGGTCAAGCCGGCCGGCTTCGACCCCAAGCGCACGCCCAAGGTGCCGGTCGCGGTGCTGATCCACGGCGGGCCCCAGGGCAGCTTCGGCGATCACTTCCACTACCGCTGGAACCCCGAGGTGTTCGCGGGCCACGGCTACGCCGCGCTGATGATCGACTTCCACGGCTCGACCGGCTACGGCCAGGCCTTCACCGACGCGATCCGCGGCGACTGGGGCGGCGCGCCCTACGACGACATCATGGCCGGCGTCGACGCCGCGCTGAAGAAGTACTCGTTCCTCGACGGCACCCGCATGGGCGCCGCCGGCGCGTCGTACGGCGGCTTCATGATCAACTGGATCAACGGCAAGACCGATCGCTTCAAGGCGCTGGTCTGCCACGACGGCAACCTCGACGAGCGGCTCGCGTACTTCGACACCGAGGAGCTGTGGTTCCCCGAGTGGGAGCACGGCGGCACGCCGTACGCGAACCCCGCCGGCTACGCCAAGCACAACCCGATCGATCTCGTCGCCAACTGGAAGACGCCCACGCTCGTCATCCACGGCGCCAAGGACTACCGCGTCGTCGACACCCAGGGCCTCTCGACCTTCACCGCCCTCCAGCGCCTCGGCATCCCCTCGCGCCTCATCTACTTCCCCGACGAGAACCACTGGGTCCTCAAGCCCGCCAACTCCAAGAAGTGGCACGACGAGGTCCTCGCCTGGATCGACCTCTACACCGCCAAGCGCGGCAAATAA
- a CDS encoding transposase, translating to MPRQARLVVPGVPHHLYLRGNNRRRLFSSSGDYALFVRCLDHGLKASECVLHQLTLMSNHVHMVAKPPTKVALATLVQRAGQRYAQLRNAARSASGKLFEERFHSKPILDDTYLMTVTIYNDVNAYRAKRIIDPFTHAWSTGPLHAGVKGGRIPPAMWTPSPWYGALGATAEQRARRYRELVAAYLGAPGQAPVDDGVDGMEDYSLRLERPDRSTASEIQPRWGGKAP from the coding sequence ATGCCACGCCAAGCTCGCCTCGTCGTTCCCGGAGTTCCCCACCATCTCTATCTCCGCGGCAACAACCGCCGCCGGCTGTTCTCGTCGTCCGGAGACTACGCGCTGTTCGTCCGATGCCTCGACCACGGCCTCAAGGCGAGCGAGTGTGTGCTGCACCAGCTCACGCTGATGTCCAACCACGTCCACATGGTCGCGAAGCCGCCGACCAAGGTCGCGCTGGCGACGCTGGTCCAGCGAGCCGGGCAACGCTACGCACAGCTTCGGAACGCGGCGCGCTCCGCGAGCGGCAAGCTGTTCGAGGAGCGCTTCCACTCGAAGCCGATCCTCGACGACACGTACCTGATGACGGTCACGATCTACAACGACGTGAACGCGTATCGCGCGAAGCGCATCATCGATCCGTTCACCCACGCCTGGTCGACGGGGCCGCTACACGCTGGCGTGAAGGGCGGACGCATCCCGCCGGCGATGTGGACGCCGAGCCCGTGGTATGGCGCGCTTGGCGCGACCGCCGAGCAGCGCGCTCGGCGCTACCGCGAGCTGGTCGCGGCGTACCTGGGAGCGCCCGGTCAGGCGCCGGTCGATGACGGGGTGGACGGGATGGAGGACTACAGCCTGCGGCTCGAGCGCCCCGACCGCTCGACGGCGAGTGAGATTCAGCCGCGGTGGGGCGGAAAAGCTCCGTGA